The window TTGGTAAGAAAGGCCTGGGTATCCGTAGAGACACCTTTATAATATAAAAAACGCTCTATAGCAATGGTGATTACGGCAAATGAGCATAATACAAGGAGGTACATAACGGGGCCGCCCTTGTGAAATAGGCTTAGACATTGTGATAAAAATTCCATGATTGAACTCTCCTTTAGTTTTTATTGAATCGGATAAAATGTTGATGTACTGCCAACTTGCAATAAGCTAGCAGTACATCTTTTATTAGGGAAGGTGGTTATTCAGTGCCACCCATTTAGATCTGCTTAGATTACATGCGGTGTTCTACACCCAGATAGAAGTTTCGTCCTGGCATTGGGTAGGTTCCAGGATCACCGAAGCCATTGGAAGAGCTTAACTCATAAGCCTTATTCGTTAAGTTGTAGCCTTTGAGATAAACACGGGTTTCAGGAGTGATTTTATAGTTGGCTATCAGGTCAAGAGTTACATAGGATTTAGATGTATACTCTTTCAGACTGCGGCCCGTTGCACTCCGTAGTGTAAGACTGGCATCCCACTTATCTTGATCGTACTGTACATTCAAACGATAACCATTTGGTTGACTATTACGGTCATAGTTCACAAAGTCAGTTGATGTACTGTCCTTAATTTCAGTCTTAGAGTAAGTGTAACCAACTCCTACGTTCCATTGAGGTGATAGTTGGCGCGTCAGGTTTAAGTCTAAGCCCTGTCTTTTTTCATTACTAACATTATAGTAATAGCCAGGATCAGGTAGTGGCCAAAAACCCTTCCACTCTAGAGCATTTTTGAGGCGGCTGCTGTAAATGCTGGCCTGTAGTTTTGTCCCATCCCCTAGTTTGGTATTGATGCCTAGAGTCGTTGTAGTTCCTTCTTCCGGTTTAAGATTTGGATTGCCAATCCAGTACTCTGTATTGCTAAAAAGTTCCGCAATTGTAGGATTTTTTACATATTGTCCCCACGATGCATAGACATTAGTAGTAGGGCTTAATTCTCGATTTACCGTAATACGTGAGCTAAAATTATCGCCAACGATACTATGATCGTCATAACGCGTCCCGGCAGTCACCGACCAGTTATTCGCTAACAACCAACGATTTTCTAGGAAGAGTGCCTTATTTGTATAGCCTTTATTAATGGATGCTTTGTCATCGATATGTTCTTCACGCCAATCTACACCGCCAGTTAAAGTATGACCTTTGCTAAGTTGCCAGTTTTCTTGCCAATTAAAGCCATTAGCATAAAGATTAGCGACCGAGTTTAAGGACTTAAAATATTCTTGTTCCGATGTGTTGCGATATACACGGAAGAAATTTTCAGCTCCCTTTTGCTGGCCATAATGGTAAGTTAGTGCAACGTTATTATCTACTATCTTGCGGTAACCGCCTGGGTATTGGAAAAGAGGGTTTCCATTTGGATTACCAAAGCCGGATTCATCATCTCCATGCTCAACATCTAGAGAAAGAGAATTTCCATTGCTCAGTTCTTTATCTAACTTCATCGTCATATATTCTTGATCAACCTGACTATCTCGGCTAGTCTCCGTTTTACCGGTTTTAGCATTCTTATATTCAAAATTATTTCGTTTTTTCTTTTCTGCTGTAATCAGATAACCAATTCCATTTTCTTTGCCTTCGGTAGTTAGGCTATAGTGGCGTAGGCCCCAACTGCCAAATTCGGATGAAATTGAAGTACTGGCGGTTTTTGCTTTGCGGGTAATGATATTAATAATGCCTCCGACGGCATCACTACCATATAAAGAAGAAGCAGGGCCACGGACGATTTCAATACGCTCAATATTCTTTACAGGTAAGACATCAAGATTTACGCCAGCGTGGCTGTTTCCACTGATAACAAGATGATCCCAATTCATTCTGCGACCATCTACTAGGATTAATACGCGATCATCTCCATTGAGCACGGGGACGGTATTGTTGCCATTTGTTCGCAGGTCAACATTGCTTTTGCTTAGTATATCAGGTACGCTAGTAAAGCCGCCTTTTTCAATTTCTTCCTGGGTGATGACAGTGACATTGGCTGCAACTTCTGACATTTTTACGGGCATGCGGTTGGCAGTTACTACATATTCATCAAAATTAAAATTTTCCTCGGCTGAGGCTATTCCTGACATGCTGCATAATAAAGTGCCACCAATCAGTGAGCATAATAATTTTCGTTGTTTTTTGTTCATAATAGTCTCCTCTCATTTTCCGGTAAATAAAATCTAAATTTATAGGGGATATGAATTGGCCTAGATAATTGAGAAAAAAATTTAACTTATGTAGGAAGTAGGGCGGTAGTACTTGCACAACCATTAATTGACTGACAACAGTCAGTCAATTGGCATTCTTATCTTGTTATTCCTAACAGCATAGCTCCTTTCGCATTTCAATCACACTAGTTACCTGGAATCATCTAGTAGCTAGATCAATGAAAAGATTTTTAGACAAAAACAAAAAATATAATTTCAGAAGCAATCATCAAGTTTGATTCCAACGTACTTGATGATAATGACTGACAACAGTCAGAATTGGAACCTTATAACATTAATTGATGATGATAATCATAATCAATTAGATTATAGACTTTTTAAAATTGTAAGTCAATACATTTAATTTATATTAATTATTATTCTATTTTTTCCTTGGTGAGAGGTAATTGCTTATAATTTAAGGATCATGGTTACTATTTATTCATCTATTTAGGGATGTGGATGTTTTAAAATTGTTTGGAATAAGAGACAATTGTATAATGAAACGGAGTATTGTATACTATACAGCGATAATGATTATCTCTATTATATAAACTATTAATAGACTAATAGACCCTATGATATTCAACGATACGAAAGTGGGATTTTTACTATATGAATAAATTAAGCAGTCGAAATGCACCTATGATGATTTTAATTGTGAACATGTTTATTGTTCAACTTGGTGTTGGCCTGATTATTCCTGTGTTACCAAAATTCATGCAAGATTTTGGGGTGGGTGGTGCTACCCTTGGTTATTTAGTATCCGCTATGGGGCTCAGCCAATTATGTTTTTCGCCAATTGCAGGTGAATGGTGTGATCGATATGGGCGAAAAATTATTCTTGTTCTTGGTATTGGTATGTTTAGTGTGTCACAATATATTTTCGGTTTTGCAAATGACCTCTGGATGCTCTATATTTCTCGATTAATAGGAGGCATAGGAATTGCCTTTACAACTCCAGCTATCACGGCTTATGTGGCCGATATTACTACGGAGGAGAATCGTGGTAAAGGTCTTGGGTGGATGGGGGCCGCCATGTCCTTCGGCATTGTTATCGGACCTGGAATTGGCGGATTTCTAGCAGATTATGATATACATCTTCCTTTTTACGTAGCAGCTGCTGCATCTGCCTTCTCTATGGGGGCAGCGATTTTTGTACTGCCAGAAACCTTATCCAGAGAAAAACAAATAGATGCTAGAAGATCGCAGAAAAAACGGGAGAATATTTTCACGCAAATTGCGTTGTCCTTTAAAGCTCCCTATTTGTATCTTTTGGTACTCATTTTTATTTTGACCTTTGGATTAGTGAATGTTGAGGTAGTCTTTGGCTTATATGTAGATGCTAAATATGGATTTACGCCTAAAGATATAGCAATTTTGCTTACGGTAGGTGCGCTGATGGGCGTTTTGATGCAAGGTATATTAATTGATTGGTTGTTGCGTCAATTTGGCGAAAGACAGGTCATTAATGTAAGTCTGCTCTTATCTGCTTTATTTCTAGTACTGATGTTATTGACAGGAAATTTTTACTACATATTGCTTGTTACAACTCTTTTTATTTCTGTTACCTCTATCTTGCGTCCAGCAATTAATACGTTATTATCAAAAATGGCGGGGCAAGAACAAGGATTTGTTGCTGGTATGAGTAATGCCTATACGAGTTTAGGCATTATTATCGGACCAGCAACGGCAGGTATTTTATTTGATATACATATCGATCTTCCTTATATGTTCGGGGCAGTGTTGATACTAATTAGCTTGGCTATACCTATTATCGCCATCAGGGAAAAGGGCGTTACTTTAACGGAATAAAGGAACTTTGGTTCAAAAGATGGGTACACCTACTGAATAGAATAAACTCCAGAAAAGTTTGCAGTACTTTTCTGGAGTTTATTTACGGAATCAGAAAGTATAAGTTTTTTGGGGTAAAACCATTGAACCACAAAGACGCAATGCTGCGGCGCAGCACACAAAAGAGTACGTTAAACACAAGAGACATTTTTATTCTACCCCTCTGTGTTCTCCTTGTCCGCGTAAGCGGCTTTGTGTCTTTGTGTTTCAAAACGTCTATCTTTTAAAAGGACGCGTAGCGTTTTTCTTATGATGAAAATCATAATGATTTCTCTATAATCTAATTTTAAAATATTTCCAACCCAACAGGACAATGATCACTGCCCATGATTTCACAATGAATTGTAGCGGCCTTCATAGAATCCCTTAACCGATCAGAAAGAAGGAAATAATCAATACGCCAACCAATATTACGGTCCCTTGCTTTCATCATGTAGGACCACCAAGTATAAGCATCCTTCTCATCTGGATGTAAGTATCTAAAGCTGTCTGTAAATCCAGCTTGTAAAAGAGTTGTCATTTTGCCTCTTTCTTCATCGGTAAAGCCCGCATTGCGTCGATTGGATTTTGGGTTTTTGATATCGATTTCTTCGTGAGCAACATTAAGGTCACCGCAGATAATCACTGGTTTCTTCTTGTCTAGCTCTTTAAGATAGGTTCGAAAGTCATCTTCCCATCTCATACGATAATCTAGACGCAGAAGCTCACGTTTTGAATTTGGTGTATAAACATTTACGAGAAAAAAATCTTCAAATTCTACTGTGATGATACGGCCTTCTTGGTCATGTTCTTCTAGATTCATGCCATAGGTTACTGACAGAGGTTTAATACGTGTGAACACAGCTGTACCAGAGTAACCTTTTTTAATGGCACTATTCCAGTACTTTTCAAAGCCAGGGAGATCCAATTGGGCTTGATCGGGCTGCATCTTTGTTTCCTGTAAACAAAAAATATCAGCGTTTATATTATTAAAGAAATCTTCAAAGCCCTTACCAAGGCATGCTCTAAGTCCATTTACATTCCATGATACTAATTTCATATACAATCCTCATTTCTATATGCTGTGATACAACTAAGATGATGCCTCTCAGTTAATTGACATTAGTAGATACTATTTACTATAAATAAGAAAATACCTCTTTTTTGCTAAAAATTGCGACAGAAAAACCCAAACCATAGATGGTTTGGGTTTTTCATATGCCTCATAGTCGTACGCTATTTTCCTTGCCGTATTATCAGATTAAATAAGATGGGTCATATGAACTAAGTTTAACACAAATAAGCTAGCTGCGATAAAAACGAAAGCAAATGCTCCAAGTTTCAGAACCATAATATCAATCCTTCCTTTACAGTTTTATTTGTTTGTCGATTCATTAATGTAAAATATAGATATAAAAAGATAACGGGGAAGATGCGTTAGACAATTCACATATATATAAGGCAATTCCTAGTTTAGCTGTTTCCACAAAATTTATCAAATCCTTGCAAGAACACTCTGATAACATTAAGGCGCATTTAGTTCAAATAGATAAGATTTGCTGTTATTTTCTTTAAAATTGAAAAAATTCATAAAATTTCAGTATATCATAATAAATTCTAACAATAAAGTATTTTTGATAGAAAATTCATTAAATTCAGAATAAATTAACATGTAATTTTAATTCCAAATGATTATAGTAATAGAAAAAAGGGCATGGGTCACTGGAATCGCAATCTTCTTTGTGATATAGTTTAAAAAATAGGCAGCTCATTATTAAAATTTGCATAAAATTGGTTGGGAGACGTTATTATTGAATTGGCGTAGAAATCTGTGGGTTTTATCAATAGCAGTTATGTTATCGGGGTCAAGTTATACAATGGTGATTCCGTTTTTGCCTCTATATCTTTTGGATATTGGGGTAAGTCAAAATGAAGTGAATATGTGGTCTGGGGTTATATTTTCTGTTTCTTTTTTAGTTGCTGGATTAATGGCACCTTATTGGGGGCGATGTGCAGATAAGACAGGCAAAAGGCGTATGATCATGCGGGCAGGTTTTAGTCTGGCAGTGGTATATTTCTTAGGCGCATTCGTTAGAAATCCAATCGATTTATTAATTGTTAGAATTCTGCAAGGTTTTGCTAATGGTTTTGTTCCCGCATCTATGGCGATTGTTGCTTCATCAACGCCAAAGGATAAAATGGGCTTTAGTTTAGGTTTTATGCAAACTGCATTGTTAATTGGCGGGATTTTGGGCCCGCTGGCAGGTGGCGGGTTATCCCATCTTTTTGGTATGCGTTTATCCTTTGTTATAGCAGCAGGGATTATCTTTTTGGGTACAATTGGTGTAGGGATGTTGGTAAAAGAACCAGAAAATAATAATCCGCCAAGTGAGGGGAGTATTACTGACGATCTAAAACGGGCGTTTCATAATCGTAAATTAGTAGAAATGTTACTACTATTGTTTAGTGTACAGATGGTTAGTATGATGCTTCAGCCTTTGATATCTCTCTATGTAGCAGAGCTTCAAGGGAATATGGAAGGAGTCGCACTAACGGCAGGTATTGTTTATAGTTTAGCAGGGATTGCCGGTGCTATAGCCGCCCCAACATGGGGAAAGGTTGGTCAGCGAAAGGGATTTTTGAATATATTGGTGTTTGCTTTTGTTGGTGCTGGTGTATTTAATATGGGGCAATTTTTTGCTGGCAGTATTTATAGTTTTAGTATTTTACAATTTGTTTTTGGCCTATTTATAGTTGGTGTGTATCCTGCCATCAATACCATTGCCGTTAATTCTACCGATAAGGCCTTTCAAGGACGTATTTTTGGACTTACCACAACGGCAAATCAAATGGGTTCTATGGTTGGACCTATATTGGGTGGATTTATTAGCTCTTGGTTTGGAATTAAGCCTGTTTTTCTTTTTACGGGTAGCGTATTGATTTTACTTGGTTTACTTGTCCTATTCAAACTCTCAAGAAAAAAGATGGCTTAGTATTGCAGTAAAAAAACTGCAACGTTAGTTTAGAAACGTTGCAGAATTTTTATTATCTATGGAGAGGGTTATTTTGATAATAGGCATGACTTGGAGGAATTATGAATTTAATTATACTTAATGCAAATAGCAAAACCCCTTTATATTTACAACTTTATACACATTTTAAGGCGGCAATTGAAAGCAATCGTCTAAAGGAAGGGGAAAAAATGCCGTCCATACGAGGGCTAGCAAAAGATCTCTCGATTAGCAAAATAACGGTTGAAAAAGCATACCAACAGCTTATGAGTGAAGGTTATATTGAGAATTATGATCGTTCTAGATATACTGTGAAGAAATTTGAAGGAATTGTTTTGAAAACACCGACTCCCTCCATCCTAAGTCAGGATAATCAGCTAGATATAGAGCACAATAAGATTTGTTATGATTTTGCAAGTGGCGATATGGATAAAGAGGGGTTTAATTTTGCTTTATGGAAAGGATATATTAATAAAGCCTTTTTACAGAAGGAGCGTCTTTTTGGCTATGGGGATATAAAAGGCGAAGACGAATTGCGCAGAGAAATAGCAAAATATATCCAAAAATCACGGGGCGTACAGGCTCACAAAGAACAAATTATCATCGGCGCAGGTGTACAAAGTCTCTTGAGTGTGCTTTGTAGCATTTTGCAACTAGAACATTCAAGTATCGCTTTTGAAGAACCAGGATTTAAAAATGGCAGACGGATTTTTGCGGATCATTCCTTTCAAATTTCCCCAATACCCATGCAAAAAGATGGTATTGATATGGAACAGCTAGTTAGTAGCGGTGAAAAACTTGTTTATGTAAGTCCATCTCACCAATTTCCTACTGGCTATATTATGCCCATAGCGAAAAGAAGCCAGTTGTTAAATTGGGCGGAAGAAAAAAAGGGTATAATTATTGAAGATGACTATGATAGTGAGTTTCGCTATTTTGGTCGTCCAATACCTGCCTTAAAGGGGCTTGATCAAAGAGGCAAGGTTGTGTATTTAGGGTCGTTGTCAAAGATAGTTCCACCTTCTATACGCATTAGTTATATGGTATTACCTGAAGAGTTTTTAGGAATTTATCAAAAAAAAGCATCTTTATACAACCAGACCGCTTCTACAATTGAACAGCTGGCCCTTGCTCACTATATGGCAGATGGTCATTTGGAAAGGCAAATACGGCGCCTTCGTAAACTATATCATGAAAAAAGAAGATTGTTTTTGGCTGAAATTAAAGCAATTTTAGGTGATAAGGTAGAGGTAAATGAGAACGAGTCTGGTCTTCACATCCTACTTAGTTTGAAATCTGAATTGCCGGCGGAAAAATTAGCAGAACAAGCACTTGAAAAAGGCTGTCGTGTAGCTCCTGTCCAGGATTATTATTTGGAACGCTCACCAGAAAAATTACCGCAAGTAGTATTATACTTTTCTAAAATCCCGGCAGAAGAGATGAAAAATGGAATAAATTTATTAAGAGATGCATGGTTTTCAGCGCAGTAAGTATTGACGGTCTTGATAAGTGTTGACAGTTTTCTAGAGCATAAATATACTTATAGTTATAATATTCCAAAAACAGGGGGTAACCATGAAGAACACAGTCTTTCTGAATGTAGCAAAATTGGATTTTGATAACAAACTTGATTTTTCTTCATTAGCGAAACTCACTACGGTTACAAAATACGATGCAAGTAGTAATGAAGAAATTCTAGAACGAGTGAAGGATCAAAATATTGTAATTACGAAGGAGTTGCCCGTAGGAAGGGATTTGATTTCAAAGTTTCCTTCTTCAGTAAAAGTCATCTGTGAAGCAGGCACTGGCTATAATAATATTGATATTGCAGCCGCCAAGGAAAAAGGGATCATTGTCTTAAACGTTCCTAGTTACAGTACAGAAGCTGTTGCTCAGTTGGTAATTACCTTTATATTGAACTTAAGTTCTTCCTTGATTCAGCAGCAGATTATGCTCCAAAAGAAAAATTTTGATAATTTTACAAAACATTTGCAGTATCCACATTTCGAGCTACAGGGAAAAAACCTTGGAATTGTTGGTGCAGGCGCCATTGGTAGGGAAGTAATGAATATTGCGTTAGCTTTAGGAATGAATATTCTTGTTTACAATCGCACTCCGAAGCCTTGGGGCAATCCAAAGATACAAAATGTTTCTCTTGAGGAACTTTTAAAACAAAGTGATTTCGTTAGCCTTCATTGTCCTCTTACTCCTGACACCAAACATCTTATTAATAAAGATCGATTACAGCTAATGAAGCCTACGTCCTATATTATCAATACATCCCGGGGGGCAATCATCAAAGAAACGGATTTAATTGAAGCGTTAGAACAAAGGAAAATTGCCGGAGCGGCTCTTGATGTACAAGATCCAGAACCACCAGAATTAGATAATCCCTTATTTTCTATGGATAACGTGATTCTAACACCTCATATAGGGTGGAGACGTTTAGAATCTAGACAGAGATTGCTGGAACTCATGGCGGATAATGTGGCAGCATTTCTCCAGGAAAAACCAATTAACGTTGTAAATTAACTAATTATCACCACAGTAATCTTTAGAAGGGTAATACTAACTAAGGATTACTGTTTATTTTACGGAATCAGAAAGTATAACACTTCCTTGATTCAAAGTAAGAACGACTAAGGCTTCTGCCTGCGTCTGAGGACTTGGCCTAAGCCAAGTCTTTTCTTATGAGATTGAATGTTTTTTGGAGGTTGTATGAAAATAATTGTAGCAGTTGATCAAAATTGGGCTATTGGGTACGAGGGAAAATTACTGGAGATCATCCCAGCAGATATGAAGTACTTTAAAGAAAAAACAATTGGAAAAGTAGTCGTAATGGGAAGAGCTACTTTTGAATCTCTACCTGGTGGTAGACCCCTTCAGGATCGAATTAATATCGTATTAACAAAAAATCGCGTTACTAATTGCGAGGGAATGATAGTATGTAATTCTCTAACCGCACTGTTTAAGGAAACCAAGAAGTATAGCTCTGAGGAGATTTTTGTAATAGGAGGAGAATCTATATATGAGCAACTTATAGCATATTGTTCAGAGGCATATGTTACTAGAATTGACAAAAGCTATGTGGCAAATAAATATTTCCCCAATTTAGATGCTCTTCCAGATTGGAAGTTAGTTGAGGAAAGTAGTTTACAAAATTATAAGGATATAAACTATCGATTTACGGTTTATGAAAATAAGGTACAGAAGGATTGGCCTACTTATGCCGTAACATAAAAAAGTACACCCTATGGGTTAAATTTCCTCTTTGGTAATAACAGAAAATAGCAAAATACTATGTTACAATAAATAGGGAATTAACTTTAATGAGGTGCTAAATGAATAAAAAAATTGTTACACTTGTAGTTGTGCTAACGCTGTTCACGACAAACGTTTTCGCGGCTTCTGCTCTTGAAAAAGAAATTAAGAAAGACTTCCAAGGGTTCAGTGGGAGAGTTGGAGTTTTTGCCAAGAATTTGAATACTGGAAATACGATTGAGTTTAGTCAAGATGACATTTTTCCTACGGCTTCGACTAGCAAATTAGTTGTTGCTTTAGCAACGTATAAATATCTTTATCCTAAAGCAGATGCAGATAAGGCCAGTACATACGACCGAGATATTGAATTAATGATGACGATTAGTGATAATGGGTCTTTCTATGAGTTATTAGATGAGATTAAAACAAATAAAGCAGATGCTTTAAGTAAAGTAACAAAAGATCTTCGTCTTCGTCAGACACAAATACATAGCGAAGCTGCCTTTACTAAGTATCAATATCATAGTGTGACGACCCCATATGAAATGGCAAAGGTCTTTGAAAACATCTATAGAAACAAATATTTACCAAGGGATAAGAGTGAAGTATTAAAGGGTGAACTAGCAAACACTATCTTCCATGAGGAGATTCCTCGTTATATGCTGACGAAAGTCTTCCACAAGGTAGGAGAATTAGACGATGTTCTTTGTGACGTTGGCGTAATAGAAGATGGACATGATCCCATATTAATTAGTTTCTATACTGTTACAGCAGATCATGAGTATTCTAGTAATTTCATTGCGGCCGAATCAGCAAAGCTCTATAATGCATTACGAAGGAAATAAGTTTACATCGGACCCTTGCAGAGGTATCACGCGGAAATTTATATTTTTAGATAAGGGAGTTAATATAATATGACACCATTTAATTTGTCAAAAGAATTAAGGAAGCAAGCCCTTGATGAAATTAAGAAATATTTCTTGGAAAAGCGAGAAGAAGAGATTGGACAGCTAGCCGCTGAGCTATTACTCGATGTAATGATTGAAAAAGTAGGTGCTGCTATTTATAATCAAGGTATTAGAGATGCGCATACTTTTATGAGCGAAAAGATTGAAGATTTATATGGGCTTGAGAAATGAAAAAGCTGGACATTGTTGCTAATAACAATGTCCAGCTTTTTTTTCTATCGGGATTATATTAGGTCGAAGTTGAGTGAAAATTGTAATTATATCGCTAATTATAGATAAAAACAGAAAAATATGGGAGGTATTTATGGGAATGTGTTGAAGGATATACACATTGTTATTTGTACTTAAAGGAGGATAGTAAATGCCAAAAGCGATAAGCAATTCAAACCTTGAAGTCATAACGTTACAAGAACGGATTAAAAAATTATCAATTGAAAAGGAACATCTCCATTTAATCAATAATCTTATGCGTCAACTAAGTGCTGTACAAGGACTTGATAATACGGTTGAAACAATGTTAAGGATTATTCTTGAAAATGTAGGTGGTTTTAATCCTAGCATCTACTACTTTATGGATAAGAATATCTACTATGTAGGCATTTCGGGCATGAAACTAAAGCTTAATAAGATAGAAGATGCTTGTATACTG is drawn from Pelosinus sp. IPA-1 and contains these coding sequences:
- a CDS encoding TonB-dependent receptor; this encodes MPVKMSEVAANVTVITQEEIEKGGFTSVPDILSKSNVDLRTNGNNTVPVLNGDDRVLILVDGRRMNWDHLVISGNSHAGVNLDVLPVKNIERIEIVRGPASSLYGSDAVGGIINIITRKAKTASTSISSEFGSWGLRHYSLTTEGKENGIGYLITAEKKKRNNFEYKNAKTGKTETSRDSQVDQEYMTMKLDKELSNGNSLSLDVEHGDDESGFGNPNGNPLFQYPGGYRKIVDNNVALTYHYGQQKGAENFFRVYRNTSEQEYFKSLNSVANLYANGFNWQENWQLSKGHTLTGGVDWREEHIDDKASINKGYTNKALFLENRWLLANNWSVTAGTRYDDHSIVGDNFSSRITVNRELSPTTNVYASWGQYVKNPTIAELFSNTEYWIGNPNLKPEEGTTTTLGINTKLGDGTKLQASIYSSRLKNALEWKGFWPLPDPGYYYNVSNEKRQGLDLNLTRQLSPQWNVGVGYTYSKTEIKDSTSTDFVNYDRNSQPNGYRLNVQYDQDKWDASLTLRSATGRSLKEYTSKSYVTLDLIANYKITPETRVYLKGYNLTNKAYELSSSNGFGDPGTYPMPGRNFYLGVEHRM
- a CDS encoding MFS transporter, which produces MNKLSSRNAPMMILIVNMFIVQLGVGLIIPVLPKFMQDFGVGGATLGYLVSAMGLSQLCFSPIAGEWCDRYGRKIILVLGIGMFSVSQYIFGFANDLWMLYISRLIGGIGIAFTTPAITAYVADITTEENRGKGLGWMGAAMSFGIVIGPGIGGFLADYDIHLPFYVAAAASAFSMGAAIFVLPETLSREKQIDARRSQKKRENIFTQIALSFKAPYLYLLVLIFILTFGLVNVEVVFGLYVDAKYGFTPKDIAILLTVGALMGVLMQGILIDWLLRQFGERQVINVSLLLSALFLVLMLLTGNFYYILLVTTLFISVTSILRPAINTLLSKMAGQEQGFVAGMSNAYTSLGIIIGPATAGILFDIHIDLPYMFGAVLILISLAIPIIAIREKGVTLTE
- a CDS encoding exodeoxyribonuclease III; translated protein: MKLVSWNVNGLRACLGKGFEDFFNNINADIFCLQETKMQPDQAQLDLPGFEKYWNSAIKKGYSGTAVFTRIKPLSVTYGMNLEEHDQEGRIITVEFEDFFLVNVYTPNSKRELLRLDYRMRWEDDFRTYLKELDKKKPVIICGDLNVAHEEIDIKNPKSNRRNAGFTDEERGKMTTLLQAGFTDSFRYLHPDEKDAYTWWSYMMKARDRNIGWRIDYFLLSDRLRDSMKAATIHCEIMGSDHCPVGLEIF
- a CDS encoding MFS transporter, with the translated sequence MNWRRNLWVLSIAVMLSGSSYTMVIPFLPLYLLDIGVSQNEVNMWSGVIFSVSFLVAGLMAPYWGRCADKTGKRRMIMRAGFSLAVVYFLGAFVRNPIDLLIVRILQGFANGFVPASMAIVASSTPKDKMGFSLGFMQTALLIGGILGPLAGGGLSHLFGMRLSFVIAAGIIFLGTIGVGMLVKEPENNNPPSEGSITDDLKRAFHNRKLVEMLLLLFSVQMVSMMLQPLISLYVAELQGNMEGVALTAGIVYSLAGIAGAIAAPTWGKVGQRKGFLNILVFAFVGAGVFNMGQFFAGSIYSFSILQFVFGLFIVGVYPAINTIAVNSTDKAFQGRIFGLTTTANQMGSMVGPILGGFISSWFGIKPVFLFTGSVLILLGLLVLFKLSRKKMA
- a CDS encoding PLP-dependent aminotransferase family protein: MNLIILNANSKTPLYLQLYTHFKAAIESNRLKEGEKMPSIRGLAKDLSISKITVEKAYQQLMSEGYIENYDRSRYTVKKFEGIVLKTPTPSILSQDNQLDIEHNKICYDFASGDMDKEGFNFALWKGYINKAFLQKERLFGYGDIKGEDELRREIAKYIQKSRGVQAHKEQIIIGAGVQSLLSVLCSILQLEHSSIAFEEPGFKNGRRIFADHSFQISPIPMQKDGIDMEQLVSSGEKLVYVSPSHQFPTGYIMPIAKRSQLLNWAEEKKGIIIEDDYDSEFRYFGRPIPALKGLDQRGKVVYLGSLSKIVPPSIRISYMVLPEEFLGIYQKKASLYNQTASTIEQLALAHYMADGHLERQIRRLRKLYHEKRRLFLAEIKAILGDKVEVNENESGLHILLSLKSELPAEKLAEQALEKGCRVAPVQDYYLERSPEKLPQVVLYFSKIPAEEMKNGINLLRDAWFSAQ
- a CDS encoding NAD(P)-dependent oxidoreductase → MKNTVFLNVAKLDFDNKLDFSSLAKLTTVTKYDASSNEEILERVKDQNIVITKELPVGRDLISKFPSSVKVICEAGTGYNNIDIAAAKEKGIIVLNVPSYSTEAVAQLVITFILNLSSSLIQQQIMLQKKNFDNFTKHLQYPHFELQGKNLGIVGAGAIGREVMNIALALGMNILVYNRTPKPWGNPKIQNVSLEELLKQSDFVSLHCPLTPDTKHLINKDRLQLMKPTSYIINTSRGAIIKETDLIEALEQRKIAGAALDVQDPEPPELDNPLFSMDNVILTPHIGWRRLESRQRLLELMADNVAAFLQEKPINVVN
- a CDS encoding dihydrofolate reductase, producing the protein MKIIVAVDQNWAIGYEGKLLEIIPADMKYFKEKTIGKVVVMGRATFESLPGGRPLQDRINIVLTKNRVTNCEGMIVCNSLTALFKETKKYSSEEIFVIGGESIYEQLIAYCSEAYVTRIDKSYVANKYFPNLDALPDWKLVEESSLQNYKDINYRFTVYENKVQKDWPTYAVT
- a CDS encoding serine hydrolase, with protein sequence MNKKIVTLVVVLTLFTTNVFAASALEKEIKKDFQGFSGRVGVFAKNLNTGNTIEFSQDDIFPTASTSKLVVALATYKYLYPKADADKASTYDRDIELMMTISDNGSFYELLDEIKTNKADALSKVTKDLRLRQTQIHSEAAFTKYQYHSVTTPYEMAKVFENIYRNKYLPRDKSEVLKGELANTIFHEEIPRYMLTKVFHKVGELDDVLCDVGVIEDGHDPILISFYTVTADHEYSSNFIAAESAKLYNALRRK
- a CDS encoding DUF2164 domain-containing protein translates to MTPFNLSKELRKQALDEIKKYFLEKREEEIGQLAAELLLDVMIEKVGAAIYNQGIRDAHTFMSEKIEDLYGLEK